The Bacteroidota bacterium region CTTTGCGTAACGGGCAGGATAAAGACGATATTTGGGTAGCCTATAAGGGTAAAATTTACGATGTAACCAGAAGCCGTTTGTGGCGCAATGGTAAACATTACGAGCATTGGGCCGGACAGGATTTAACA contains the following coding sequences:
- a CDS encoding cytochrome b5 domain-containing protein, whose translation is MQQYTKSQLALRNGQDKDDIWVAYKGKIYDVTRSRLWRNGKHYEHWAGQDLTDELADAPHLDTVFDKFDCVGELI